In Quercus robur chromosome 11, dhQueRobu3.1, whole genome shotgun sequence, the sequence TATATTGAAAATTCCACAattgtattatatattttatttgttcttactATGGACACCTATTTTTGtattaataggattttttttattgtctaatCCATGAACTTATGTTTTATGTATACTTTTAAATGAGATAATAATTAAAGTctaataattttgatatttaaaacacataaaaaaaaagtaattaagaaatttactTATTATGTGGTTGTCATGACATCAAACACAATTATtatgatgtcatttttttttttggagaagaattatcatgtcaatttgtaagcatatgacatgatattgatataaaaaaaattgtttctttcattcaaaaattaatttatttagttgttGATATGAAATCAATCAATACTATTTAATAcattagtttcttttttctttttctttttttatgttcctAAATTACCCTTTAATCTCATGTTTGATAGTAAGTTTATCAAAGCCCTTCATTGTATTGTGGTATTTGTAACCTAGCATTATTCTGTGTGTgatcttcttctaaaaaataaaaataaataaaaaaactgcgTGTGTTCAAAACTGtaaccttaaaaataaaatcctaagtctaaAAAGCTTTGTGTTCATATTGGTCTCTTTTGGTTTAGTCTTTCATCTTTTACTGAATTCTCATTGTACAAATTGGCTTTAGTTGATCTAACTCATACCTatatatttaagcatattgtgtgttcaattttgaaactaactgcttatcattcttcttcagtaTGGCTGCTGCAAATGCTGGACGCATTGACTATACACAGCCTGGACCCATTGACGACTCGGTGTTGTCACAGCAGGCGACGCATCGGTCCGAAGCTATTTGGAATGGGCGGGTAAAACACTCAACTAAATATTTACTTGTGCACATGCATTTAATCCATACAATGTACATGTATTTGCATATACTATATTAATCCATAACGAGATGTTATGTGCAGGATCCAGGGTCCATTACCTGCCGTAGTCGTAGTTCAGAGTTCTCCAAGCAACCTCCAATGGTGGACGACCGAGTGAGGAACATCATCACCACAGTTGGTTTAGAGGGACTCCTGTGGGTCCCGGGTAGAGAGATTGACAATGGCCTCATAACGGCCTTAGTGGAGCGATGGCGGCCCGAGACTCACACCTTTCACATGCCACATGGTGAGGTGACCATCACATTGCAGGATGTGGAGGTTCTTCTCGGGCTTCCTGTTGATGGTGAGGCTATAACAGGGAGCACACAAAAAACTTGGGTGGATGTGTGCCGGGACTTCCTTGGCTTTCGACCTGTAACTCAAAACAACCATAAGCAACTTGATGGGCAGAGGATTCTCATCAACCGCCTTTTGGAGGAAGTTGCTAACCCATTGCCGCCTGATGCTGAAGAGGATCAGCTGCATAAGTACGCACGATGCTACATCCTAGCGCTATTGGGGGACACAATATTCATGGACAAATCCGGCGATAGGGTGCATCTAATGTGGGTGCAGCAGTTGGAAGACCTTCACAACCCACGGAGGTACAGTTGGGGAAGTGCTTGCCTTGCATGGTTGTATCGAGAGCTATGCAGGGCAAGCGAGGACACCAGTCAGATTGGTGGGTGCTTGCTGTTGCTCCAGTACTGGGCATGGGCCAGGTTCCCCTATTTGTGCCCGACTGTTGAGCGAGGCCCGCCAGTGGGTGCTTACGGTCCTCCAATACGTGGTCCACTATCCCTGAAGTAAGTCTCTACCTCATACTGCTATAACATACTGTCTTCACCAAAGCACGAGTCTTATATTATGTTTTGagttctttttctatttggttctAACTTCTTCTTGAGTATTTTTATTTGCTATTTGAAGTCCTAGTCTCTTTAGGTTATTTATAAAGGCTTTATTGTAATCAGTAACACTCATAGAGAGAGtgaattttaaaagaatgaTGACAGCTTATTTTACGCTTTGCCTTTGAGAGTGTTTGTTTAGGGtttatctttctttgtttcCCATTCTATTCACTCttttaaaccaaacaacaaCTGACTCATTCAAGATCCAATCTTTTTATTGATTAGCCCAACCCACACCATCAAATATCAAAGTCTATTTAAGAACCCTTCAAGATTTGATCAGAAACCTTAATTTAGTACTGAATTTTTAAAGATCCTACATCGATTTTCCTCTTATTATACTGTCTAATATTATGCAAATGACAGCCTAGATACTGAGTAATTATAGTCTGAACAAAATGCAAGACTGTCTTGCACATAAATAAGCTGCTAATGGTTACATGCTTGCAACCAAACTTTTGATGTGCTTGCCCTCTGAATTAAAATTATACCTAGTCGTCAACATGATATTTTAATCCCTCAAATACCAAAGATTGGACTGCCCTGAAGCCTTTCCAGCAGACAAAATGATACTTGATATActatttttcccttcaaatgGAGGTCCATTGAAACTTCTATAGCACAAACTATGCAGACAAGACGCAATTTACACcatggaaaattcaaaactgtTTAGCTTTAAACTGCAAGACTTGGGTGCACAAGATAGATGCCATGTTTTAGTGTTTTCTTGAGGATTTTGTGTTTTAGTGTTTTATTGACTAGTACAGAGGATTttgctctttctttgtttttagcCTCTTTTCTTTGGCACCAGGTGGTTTAATTTGCCGTGTTTTTGAGGTTTTGTAGTGTGGCTGATTGGTTTGGGTTCTAGTTTGTTGTGTGATGCCATGGTTTTTTAGCTTGGTTGTTTTGGGGATTTTCGCTAAAATTTTGGTTGTGGAGCTGGATATTGGCTTGTTAGAAGGCTTATTTGGGAAATTGGATTTGGGCTTTTTGATGTGTTTGCTTCTGTGAAGTTTGATTGAGGAAGCTGAATAATCgatttttttcatttgcttGAGTTGCCTTCTGAAATGGGAGTTGATGGATATGGAAGttcttttgagcattttttAATTGTAGAATGTGTATTTGATGTgctatttatttggaaaaaaatcacGATTTCTGTGATTTGGTATGGAGGGAACATTTTCCCTGTGAGTGTACATGTGTATTACTTTCATCCAGAATTTTTTCTCTGTGAGTGtacttgtttttatttattaaattctaCCCTTTATTGCACATTTCCCATTTTGTTAAATTGCAATTAATAGGTGGCTGTTTGATTTGCTTGATCTTGCCTAATTCCAAGTGGGAAATAATTAATGCAAGTGCAAATGTAAAGTTCTGCAGCTCGCGAGTTAAGTTTGGTTTGAAGCTCCATATTAGTTCATTATTTGATGAACAGAGACTAAAGGGTGCTAAATCGTTGCATTATGTATAGGTCCAATTATCATATGATCATTCATTGCCTTAACCATTGACAATCTGCCTGTGTGTTTGGCATGTGCTTTTGctgtttttttggttgcttgggTAATTATGCGTTCAGAATTGTGTTTTGAAGGTCAGTGTCAAGATTTTCAAAGTTGTGGAGGAGGTTCCCTGTTGTAATCCTTGAGAGGGTTTGTTGAATCCTGCTGATTGTGAAGGGACTGTCAAACCAAACAAATATTTACATCACCTCAGACCTTTTCTATCTTGAAAGTCTATGACAGACTTTGCCTTTTCATTTACtcaattgctaaattacaactttttatTAGGGCCAAGTTAGTCCTTTGCTTCTTATCATCTAGTTgttttttctccaatttttgAGGATAACA encodes:
- the LOC126707042 gene encoding serine/threonine-protein phosphatase 7 long form homolog, with translation MSDVAELPSGIDMEIESLRLDFHVYSNRKSNDIVAWIVHIVAAILKSFQISAFSMAAANAGRIDYTQPGPIDDSVLSQQATHRSEAIWNGRDPGSITCRSRSSEFSKQPPMVDDRVRNIITTVGLEGLLWVPGREIDNGLITALVERWRPETHTFHMPHGEVTITLQDVEVLLGLPVDGEAITGSTQKTWVDVCRDFLGFRPVTQNNHKQLDGQRILINRLLEEVANPLPPDAEEDQLHKYARCYILALLGDTIFMDKSGDRVHLMWVQQLEDLHNPRRYSWGSACLAWLYRELCRASEDTSQIGGCLLLLQYWAWARFPYLCPTVERGPPVGAYGPPIRGPLSLK